In a genomic window of Helianthus annuus cultivar XRQ/B chromosome 10, HanXRQr2.0-SUNRISE, whole genome shotgun sequence:
- the LOC110886229 gene encoding DExH-box ATP-dependent RNA helicase DExH10, translated as MENSSSAEKRKLPQESSEVVDAEIKNQESASKKQRVVARTCVHEVAVPNGYISSKDETIHGSLSDPVYNGKMAKTYPFVLDPFQQISVSCLERKESVLVSAHTSAGKTAVAEYAIAMAFRDKQRVIYTSPLKALSNQKYRELSQEFSDVGLMTGDVTLSPNASCLVMTTEILRGMLYRGSEVLKEVAWVIFDEIHYMKDRERGVVWEESIIFLPPAIKMVFLSATMSNATEFAEWICNIHKQPCHVVYTDFRPTPLQHYVFPMGGSGLYLVVDENEQFREDNFLKLQDTFTKQKQIGGNLSGNNKSSGRIAKAGNASGGGGSDIYKIVKMIMERKFQPVIIFSFSRRECEQHAMAMTKLDFNSPEEKEVVEQVFKNAILCLSEEDRNLPAIELMLPLLQRGIAVHHSGLLPIIKELVELLFQEGLVKALFATETFAMGLNMPAKTVVFTSVRKWDGDSHRYVGSGEYIQMSGRAGRRGKDERGICIIMIDEQMEMNTLKDMVLGKPAPLVSTFRLSYYSILNLMRRAEGQFTAEHVIKNSFHQFQYEKTLPDIGKKVAKLEDEVAKLDASGEADVAEYHKLKLEITELEKKMMTELTKPERALLFLLPGRLVKVREGGTDWGWGVVVNVVKKPPPQQGSLPATSRGSSYIVDTLLHCSISSSESGSRPKPCPPRYGEKGEMHVVPVQLPLISALSKLRITIPTDLRPLEARQNILLAVQELEKRFPQGLPKLNPVKDMGIEEPEFVDLVNQIEKLEQQLLSHPLNKSQDENQIECFKRKAEANHEIQQLKTKMRDSQLQKFRDELKNRSRVLKKLGHIDSEGIVQVKGRAACLIDTGDELLVTELMFNGTFNDLDHHQIAALASCFIPGDKSSEQIHLRSELAKPLQQLQDSARRIAEIQHECKLEVNVDEYVEAVVRPFLMDVIYCWSKGASFSEVIQMTDIFEGSIIRLARRLDEFLNQLRAAAHAVGEAGLEEKFGAASESLRRGIMFANSLYL; from the exons ATGGAGAATTCTTCAAGTGCTGAAAAACGGAAGCTACCACAAGAAAGCTCAGAGGTGGTGGATGCTGAAATCAAGAACCAAGAATCGGCATCAAAGAAGCAACGTGTGGTTGCAAGAACTTGTGTTCATGAGGTAGCTGTTCCAAACGGGTATATTTCCAGTAAAGACGAAACTATCCATGGGTCGTTATCAGATCCAGTTTATAATGGAAAGATGGCGAAAACCTACCCGTTTGTTCTCGacccgtttcaacaaatatctgTGTCATGTTTGGAGCGTAAAGAATCAGTTTTAGTATCAGCACATACGTCAGCCGGGAAAACCGCTGTTGCAGAGTATGCAATTGCTATGGCTTTTAGAGACAAGCAGAGGGTCATCTACACATCTCCGTTAAAAGCTTTAAGCAATCAGAAATACCGAGAACTAAGTCAAGAGTTTTCTGATGTCGGGTTGATGACGGGTGATGTCACACTCTCTCCAAACGCAAGTTGCTTAGTTATGACAACTGAGATTCTTAGGGGAATGCTTTATCGAGGATCCGAGGTTTTGAAAGAAGTCGCATGGGTTATATTTGACGAGATTCATTACATGAAGGATCGTGAAAGAGGGGTAGTTTGGGAAGAAAGTATAATCTTTTTACCTCCGGCTATTAAGATGGTTTTTCTTTCTGCAACAATGTCAAATGCTACCGAATTTGCTGAATGGATATGCAATATACATAAACAACCGTGTCATGTGGTGTATACTGATTTTAGACCGACACCTTTGCAGCATTATGTGTTTCCCATGGGTGGATCGGGATTGTATCTTGTAGTCGATGAAAATGAGCAGTTTAGAGAGGATAATTTCTTGAAATTGCAAGACACTTTCACTAAGCAGAAGCAAATTGGCGGAAATCTAAGTGGAAACAATAAGTCGAGTGGGAGAATCGCGAAAGCTGGAAATGCTTCTGGTGGTGGTGGATCTGATATTTACAAAATTGTCAAG ATGATAATGGAAAGAAAATTCCAACCTGTTATAATCTTCAGCTTTAGCAGAAGAGAATGCGAGCAACATGCAATGGCAATGACCAAACTTGATTTCAATAGCCCAGAAGAAAAAGAAGTGGTGGAGCAGGTTTTCAAAAACGCTATATTATGCCTGAGTGAAGAAGATAGAAACCTCCCGGCAATTGAGTTAATGTTGCCATTATTGCAACGGGGCATTGCTGTTCATCATTCTGGCCTTCTTCCTATTATCAAAGAACTTGTAGAACTTTTATTTCAAGAAGGCCTTGTAAAAGCACTTTTTGCAACAGAAACA TTTGCTATGGGGTTGAACATGCCTGCAAAAACGGTTGTTTTTACTAGTGTTAGGAAATGGGATGGTGATAGCCATCGGTATGTAGGATCTGGAGAGTACATTCAG ATGAGTGGGAGAGCTGGACGTCGTGGCAAAGATGAACGTGGTATTTGTATCATAATGATTGATGAACAG aTGGAGATGAATACTCTCAAGGACATGGTGCTAGGGAAACCAGCGCCACTAGTCAGTACTTTCAGGCTGAGTTACTACTCAATATTAAACTTAATGAGACGGGCCGAGGGCCAATTTACAGCAGAACATGTTATAAAAAATTCTTTTCACCAGTTTCAGTATGAAAAG ACCTTACCTGATATTGGGAAAAAGGTTGCCAAGCTAGAAGATGAAGTAGCTAAGCTCGATGCTTCTGGAGAG GCTGATGTTGCTGAATATCATAAGCTTAAACTTGAAATCAccgaactagagaagaagatgaTGACAGAACTAACAAAACCCGAAAGAGCTCTATTATTTCTTCTACCTGGTAGACTG GTTAAGGTTAGAGAAGGTGGAACAGACTGGGGGTGGGGAGTGGTGGTTAATGTGGTTAAAAAACCACCGCCACAACAAGGCTCGTTACCCGCTACATCACGTGGTAGTAGCTATATAGTAGACACTTTGCTTCATTGTTCTATTAGTTCAAGCGAAAGTGGTTCTCGCCCTAAACCATGCCCACCGCGTTATGGTGAAAAGGGTGAAATGCATGTG GTTCCTGTTCAGTTACCTTTGATATCAGCATTGAGCAAGCTTAGAATAACAATTCCTACCGATCTTCGTCCATTGGAAGCACGCCAGAATATATTATTGGCAGTTCAAGAGCTTGAAAAGAGGTTTCCACAAGGTCTTCCAAAACTGAATCCCGTTAAG GATATGGGCATCGAAGAACCTGAATTTGTCGACCTGGTAAATCAGATCGAGAAACTCGAACAGCAGTTGCTTTCTCATCCGTTAAACAAG TCTCAAGATGAAAACCAGATCGAATGTTTCAAGAGGAAAGCAGAAGCAAATCATGAGATTCAACAATTGAAGACAAAAATGCGCGATTCACAG CTTCAAAAATTTCGCGATGAGCTTAAAAACCGATCACGGGTTTTAAAGAAACTTGGACATATTGATTCTGAAGGGATAGTGCAAGTGAAGGGTCGGGCAGCATGCTTAATTGACACAGGAGATGAACTCTTAGTAACTGAATTAATGTTTAATG GTACCTTTAATGACCTGGATCATCATCAAATTGCGGCACTCGCAAGTTGCTTTATTCCAGGAGACAAATCAAGTGAACAAATACATCTAAGATCGGAACTTGCGAAACCACTACAGCAGCTTCAAGATAGTGCACGAAGGATAGCGGAG ATACAACATGAATGCAAATTGGAAGTTAATGTGGATGAGTACGTGGAAGCAGTAGTTAGACCATTCTTGATGGATGTTATATATTGTTGGTCAAAA GGAGCATCTTTTTCAGAAGTTATACAAATGACTGATATCTTTGAGGGGAGTATCATAAGACTCGCTAGAAGGCTTGATGAGTTTCTAAATCAG TTACGTGCTGCTGCTCATGCTGTTGGAGAAGCGGGCTTAGAGGAAAAGTTTGGTGCAGCCAGTGAAAGCCTACGCCGAGGTATTATGTTTGCAAATTCTTTGTATTTGTGA
- the LOC110886228 gene encoding FCS-Like Zinc finger 14 has translation MADFKRESTKKSRLSLKTLPFFLSSSTSNDQNKSLKRFREQNGVVGLGIVVALSDESLVHSTQNPVFSVSPRSNPIPIFSKHSTQDVEIELLEEYTCVISHVGNNLIKKREYFDDGVKKKSCVNGGHVTTYWVSTNGGGGGVFCSPSPPVVVGGGMVFEDVDFLSSCHLCKKKLHGLDIFMYRGEKAFCSEECRYKQISVDEHKEKYASGTRKQSERVDSLCSSPMQFLAGMAIA, from the exons ATGGCAGATTTTAAGAGGGAAAGCACTAAAAAGTCAAGATTATCTCTAAAAACACTACCTTTTTTCTTATCTTCATCAACTTCAAATGATCAAAACAAGTCACTAAAAAGATTTAGGGAGCAAAACGGTGTCGTCGGGCTGGGAATTGTGGTAGCTTTGAGTGATGAATCATTGGTTCATAGTACGCAAAACCCGGTTTTTTCGGTTTCTCCTagatccaacccaattcccataTTTAGCAAACACTCAACTCAAGATGTTGAGATTGAGTTATTGGAGGAGTATACATGTGTGATATCACATGTGGGGAATAATTTGATCAAGAAAAGAGAGTATTTTGATGATGGAGTTAAGAAAAAAAGTTGTGTTAATGGTGGTCATGTTACTACATATTGGGTTAGCactaatggtggtggtggtggagtgtttTGTTCACCGTCGCCTCCGGTGGTTGTTGGTGGTGGGAtggtgtttgaggatgtggattTCTTGAGTTCATGCCATCTTTGCAAGAAAAAGCTTCATGGATTGGATATTTTCATGTACAG AGGTGAGAAAGCATTTTGTAGTGAAGAATGCCGGTACAAGCAGATATCGGTCGATGAACACAAAGAAAAGTATGCATCGGGCACAAGGAAACAATCAGAACGTGTCGACTCTCTATGCTCAAGCCCTATGCAGTTTCTTGCCGGGATGGCTATAGCATAA